The DNA window AACAATGACGAGGTTCCACTACCACCTGACCACTAGACGGTCGACGCTTCGTCGATCTTCTACCTGCATTGCTCTTCCTAGGCCGACCTACTGGTTTTTTCTCCACTGGTACCCCGATTCTTATGTTCTTGATATGTTCCGGTAGTACCCACTCATCCTCCTCGCCAACAATATTAATTGTGGCATCGTAGATCTTCTTCCACGTTTCTTTAGTGTAATATGGAGAGCAAAGTGTGTACACGCTCACATTCTGACTAACTGCTGCGGCACATGCATGGGGACAAGGGATTTTGAGCGTTTGGAAAAGTCCGCAAGTGCATGTTCTCTCCACTAagttcacatcaccacctctctCACCTTGAGGACTCGTACCAACGTTGAACAATTGGGCACCATTACGAAGGACACTCATGAACATACCATCTTTATGTTGATCCTTTAAATCATTTTCAAAAGTAGTAGCCAAAGGAGTAGCGCACTTACTAGCCTTTTCGAGACGAGAAGCAAACCAATTTTGAAGTGTGAACCTGATGAAGTCAACCAAAATAGTTACTGGATATTTTCTGAATTCTTCTGTCACCTTGTTGAAGCTTTCGGCAGCGTTGCTTGTCATTATGTTGTACCGATCGCCTAGACAATAAGGACGAGCCCACTTTTCAAACCCTATTTGCTCTACGTATGTAGCAATGGCAGGGTCCATCTATTTCAGCACCTCAAAATGCCTATCACATTCCGTCTTGTTCCATGCGTAAGCTGCAAGCCATATTTGCTGGTTGCATACATCAGTCTTAAACTTGTGAACGACATTCATAGTAATATGCTTGAAGCATGCACAGTGACATGCTTCTGGGAAAACAACATCAACAGCatgttcaatgctttgatgcctatccgataTGAACATAAGATTTTCAACCTCACCAATGTCTTCCTTCAACTTCCGCAAGAAATACTTCCAAGAGTCATGATTCTCACTGTCAACAATTGCAAAGGCTACTGGAAACAATTGGTTGTTTGCATCGTACGCAACAACAACTAACAGTGTTCCTCCatacttcgtcttcaagaatGTTCCGTCGATACTAATCACAGGACGACAAAACTTAAATCCCTTCCTACAAGCATCGAGTGACCAgaaacagtacttgaaccgATTATCCTCACTGACAATGTCAGTAATAGTGcctggattcttctgttccagcatgTAGAAGTAACCATATAATTTCGTATAAGATTCTGCTGGAGTACCCCTCTTGTACTCAACTGCCTTCTCTCTGCATCTCTAAGCTTTCTCATAACTCATCTTGATGCCATATTCATCAAACATatccctctgtatgtcttttGCCTTGTAGTTAGATCCATCTGATGTGTACTAATGTGACCAATGACCCACGGTGCTGCTTGCCGGTGATCAGAATGTCTAGAATccaagttacatgtgtgttcgttGTGAAACACAGTAACCTCAAACATGTCACAAAGTGCCTTCTTCTTCCCCCttaatctccatttacaattttCATCCTTACAAGTAACGTAAAACACATATGTGCCAGACTTACTTACCATccactcaaaattatttttcagtgcATACCTTCCCACCACATTCTTCAATTCTTCCTTGTTTTTGTACAACTTGCCAAGATATATCTCCCCTGAAGGCATACCACTAAGAGATGTTGTACACACATTATTTTCCTCTATGTCTTCCCTTGTCCACACAAGAGGTTTGAATTTAGTAGAAACTTCAAATTCAGATACGAGAGCACTATCAGAAGGACCTGGCCGACTGCTACTAGTTCCTGGTGTTTGGCGATTCTCACTACGGGGGGGTCTTCTTTGTCGCTCTACTTGGTTGCTTGGAGTTAGTTCCATCCTCAGGGGAGGTACATCTGTAGCCACATCATCATCCACACCCAAATCAACCACAGGATCATTGTTGTAAAAGGGAGCATCGAACTCATCTGAATGATGAAATTCGATACCCACTCTCTCATCATCTACATTAGTGCCACCTTGCTCGTCCAAACCAACCCCCAGATCAGTTTCTGGGACGAAGGTCCCAACAACACTTCTAGGGGTTACATTTCGGGGAGTCTGCTCCAAATTCACATTCTTCTTCACCTTAGTCACAAATAGTGGCAACAAGTTGTCCACACTCATTTTTGCCTTCATGCTCAAGAACACTCGTAGTTGACTATCTTTCACTAAAACCTCAGGTGGAAACTTAGTGCCTTTCATGTACATGTAAAGAACTTCTAACTTCAATTCATACACCAATGGGTCCACCTCCAACTCCTCATGCAAAACTTCACGCAACTTTTTCAAAGGTGGCCAAATAATGTCCAATATCAATGTCTTACTTTTTGAGGAATCAAATACCCAGTTGAAACCCTCCACAGTCCAAACGCCATCATACAGCACAGGCACAAATACAGATGAATCTGTCccacaaaaaaatacaaaaaaataaacagaaaaAATCACCATACAATATCGCACATACATCGCACAAGGTACTACAGAGGTCGCACAACGTCGCCTAATACAACAATAATATGGTGAAGTATAAAGTCGCACAATAATCGCACAGACAAGGGACAATATCGCATAAAGTCGCACAAGAACACATACATGACAAAATCGCATAATGCTGCACAACATGTCGCACACAAATCGCCTAACTTCAAAATCGCACATAATCGCATAACCATCGTACAATGTCGCCAAAATTAATCATGTCATCCCTAACCTCAAATTTCTGATGAAATCGCACAAAGAATCGTATAAAGTCGCATAAAATCGCACAAAAAtggaaaaacccagaaaaccacaGACTGTTCGGAACAAACTCTACCTCTATTTTAAGGACACAAAAGCCACAAATTACAACTAACAACGTTCAGATCCATACAATATAACAAAAAACAACACTATTTACTAAGAAAAACACTTACCCATTGCTTTGTTGAGTGTGGTTGACCTTGAGGTTGAAAATGGTGAAGTGTAGGCTGGCCGAGACGTTCagttggtggtggtggtggtggcagTCGGCGGCAGTAGGCagtgatagagagagagagagagagagagagagagagagagagagagagagagagcaaatgagaaagagagagaatgtgaaagagagagagtgcaagaagagagagagagagagagagagagagagagagagagagatcaaacgagagggaaagagagagaaaggggaGGTTGTTAGATAGGGAGGGCATTTTGGGGTTACTAATGACAAAATAGGCATATTTACACAATGTGTAattttttggttcaaaatttgAAGCATGAAAGATCAAATTTCCCTTGCAAAATTTTATACTGCGACTATGAGCATCATTTTTAGTGGGATTTAATGtctccaattttttttaatatttatatatctattctatataaaatatgagaattcttaatttatgagaaattaaggtcggttaaacctaaatataatAAATCAGTGTTaccattattaataaatttgttcatattgtttattttttttattaaaaattattttcaaattttgatatttagagttagttaaattttaaatattattttaaattaaatttgaatgttttgatagtttaaccaaataagcattttcattaattgcgaagataaatttaggacaaataataatttttttttaattactattacaaagtataatagtaatttttatttttatttaaatcactattatgatttcaaatttcaataattatcactacattaaatattattaattttaaaattatgatattaaaaaaactaaaaattaaaataaaattaacatacgtgacttggcacgtaacatctgtctagtatacatatatatatttacaccatatattaactttttcttttaaatttacatttatacttTGACATGAGAATAACACTTTGTTAACAAACTTCcctgaaaaaaatttaatagaGAAGCATTAGTAAAAAGtgcttaataaaattaatttagagatTTAGTGAGAATGCTTACTCAAAAAGTTTGATGACAAAGAGAATAAGCTAAGAAGATTGGATCTTGGCTAGCTTCTACAGCCCACTTGTCTGCATTGAGTTGGGAGTAAGTATCAGTTGTTTGCTCCAAAAGATCAGCTACAAATGGAGCCAAGTCACTGCCAACCCTGGGTCGAAGCCTCTCTAAAGCCACTGGGCGGTCGACAACTAGAAGACTAGACATGGTGTTTGAGCCTTTATCTGACAACTCCTCTTTACATCGAGAGGCAAGAACGTTAGCCCTCTGTCAGATTTTAGCAGTTTCTGCGTTGAACCGCTTCCGAAAGATCTGAGCAGTTTCCTCGAGTTGGATGCAATCCACTTCCGTCTGCTCGATCGGCCATACTGGGAAGGACAGACTGGTTGGAGGAAGAGTTGTGGGGAAAGCCATCCCCTTAGATGACGGCGGAGCATTGGACTCGAAGTTAGACCTAGAGTCCCAAGACTTAGGATCAATGATTTCTTTATTGTTCTGGGAACTCCTCCTATTCCTTCCAATGTTACCTAGCtctacctttttctttttagctTCCCTCATCTTGGTATCTTTCCTTATGGCCTCCTCCCTTTCAGCCTTCTGATGCTGATTCAAATCTTGGACGACCTCTACCTTGGCTTTTTTCCCTTCCCTATAA is part of the Cannabis sativa cultivar Pink pepper isolate KNU-18-1 chromosome 5, ASM2916894v1, whole genome shotgun sequence genome and encodes:
- the LOC133038281 gene encoding uncharacterized protein LOC133038281 — translated: MDPAIATYVEQIGFEKWARPYCLGDRYNIMTSNAAESFNKVTEEFRKYPVTILVDFIRFTLQNWFASRLEKASKCATPLATTFENDLKDQHKDGMFMSVLRNGAQLFNVGTSPQGERGGDVNLVERTCTCGLFQTLKIPCPHACAAAVSQNVSVYTLCSPYYTKETWKKIYDATINIVGEEDEWVLPEHIKNIRIGVPVEKKPVGRPRKSNAGRRSTKRRPSSGQVVVEPRHCSLCYGSGHNRATCKARV